The bacterium DNA segment GCGGGCGCCGCGAACAGCTTCGCGGCCGCGGTGGCGGGAAGCGCCATCAGCACCGCGTCCGCCGCCTCCTCGCCGCCTCCCTCGATCCCGACAAGCCAGCGCGCCCCCTCGCGGCGCAAGGACTCGGCGCGCGCATTCAGCCGCCGCGCCCCCTCGGGCACCCTTTCGAGCAGCGCGTCGATCAGGGTCTCCATCCCGCCCATCAGGGACATGAAAAGCCCATAGCGCGGCCCGCTCGCCCCGGCTTCTTTTTTGCGCCCCGCCGCCGCGCGCATCCTGTGCCGCAGGGCAAGGATGACGCTCCGGTGATCGCGCTCCATCTCGAGAAACTGCGGCATGGTCGCCGCAAGGCTCAGCTCCTCGGGGTCGGCCGAGTAGATGCCGGCGATCATCGGCTGGGCCATCCGCACGAGGGCTTCCTTCCCAAACCTCCGCCGGACGAAGCTCGCGAGCGCCTCGTCCCCGGTTTCTTTCCGGCGCGGAAGAAACAAGTCCATCCCCATGCGGAGCTTTCCGGCGAGGCTGAAAATGGGCGTCGTCAGGAAGGGAAGAAAAGAAGACGGCGCGAGAAGATAGAAGCCCTCAGGGACGGGCATCAGTTTTCCGTTTTGCAGGACGAAGCTCCGCCGGTTTTCCGCCCGGGTGCCGATCAGCTGATCCTCGAGGCCCAGATCGCGGCAGAGCGCCAGCCCCTCGGGCTTGACCGAGAGAAAACAGTCCGGGCCTTTTTCCAGCACACAGCCCGCCTCGCGGATCGTCCCGATGTTGCCGCCGAAGCGGCCGGAGCCCTCGAGGAGGAGGACATCGAGCGGGAGGCTCCGCGCCCGGGCCGTCTCTTGCAGGCGGTAGGCCGCCGTCAGACCGGTGACGCCGCCGCCCAGGACGAGAACTTTTTTCCGGCCCGCCGCTGCGCTCAACCGCCGCCCTCCGCATGCCGCGCGGCCACGAGATCGGCGAGCATCGAGATGAACTCCGGGTGAAGCCCCACGGTTCCGGCCCGCTCGTAACCCATCCCGCACTCCCCGGCGGCTTCCTTCGCCTCGACGTCCAGATCGAAAATCACCTCGACGTGATCGCAGATGAACCCGATGGGCACGAGGACGACATCTTTCACGCCCTCTGCCGCCGCTTCCTGGATCACATCAATGACATCGGGCTCAAGCCAGGTGCCGGGAGGAACATCCGGGCTGCTCTGATAGCCCAACCCATAGACCTCCCGGCCGAGCGTCTCGGCCACCCGGGCCGCCGTGGCGGCGATCTGCGCCGCGTAGGGGGAGGCGTTGGCCATCGGAACCGGAATCGAATGGGCCGTGAAGATGAGCCGCGCCCGCTCGAATCGCTCGGCCCCCATGCGGCCGGCCGCCTCCCTTATCCGGCCCGCCGTCGCCCCGATG contains these protein-coding regions:
- the hemG gene encoding protoporphyrinogen oxidase, which gives rise to MSAAAGRKKVLVLGGGVTGLTAAYRLQETARARSLPLDVLLLEGSGRFGGNIGTIREAGCVLEKGPDCFLSVKPEGLALCRDLGLEDQLIGTRAENRRSFVLQNGKLMPVPEGFYLLAPSSFLPFLTTPIFSLAGKLRMGMDLFLPRRKETGDEALASFVRRRFGKEALVRMAQPMIAGIYSADPEELSLAATMPQFLEMERDHRSVILALRHRMRAAAGRKKEAGASGPRYGLFMSLMGGMETLIDALLERVPEGARRLNARAESLRREGARWLVGIEGGGEEAADAVLMALPATAAAKLFAAPAPALVPHLEAIGYGSVVTLNLLFRRAQVAHPLDAMGFVVPAAEGRTLMACSFSSSKFEGRAPEGKVLLRAFTGGAQGEKALSLPDTEVIREVLLELTPLLGLEGEPELAVLERYASAMPQYRVGHIERMKQLEEGLGLLPGLTVAGSAYHGVGVPDCAASAKNAVDRLLHYLER